A segment of the Sporocytophaga myxococcoides genome:
AATTTGTTATTGATGCTGAAATCCTACCATACTGAAGATTTAGTGGAAGCAGGGGTTGATGAAGCGGGAAGAGGCTGCCTTGCAGGTCCTGTTGTTGCTGCAAGCGTAATTTTACCTAAAGATTACCATCACCCTATACTCAATGATTCTAAGCAGCTTTCAAAAAAGCAAAGAGAGCTTCTGCGTGAAGAAATAAAACGTGATGCAATTTCCTGGGCAATAGCTGAAGTCTCCCATACAGTCATTGATGAAATTAATATTCTGAATGCATCATTTCTTGCTATGCACAAGGCTATTGGAAAACTTAAAACCAAGCCCGAACTCCTTCTGATTGATGGTAATAGGTTTAAGCCCTACAAAAAAACCAGTCACTACTGTATTGTTGAAGGTGATGCAAAATATCTGAGCATTGCAGCAGCTTCTGTGCTGGCTAAAACCTACCGTGATGATCTTATGGTCAAACTTGCTTCAAAATTTCCTGTTTATGACTGGGAAAACAATATGGGATATGGAACTCCAAAGCATAGAGAAGCAATTTTCCAAAATGGACTTTCTCCTTTTCACAGGCTCTCTTTTAAACTTGATAAATCGGGCTTCGATTCTCAATTGAATTTATTTTGACCTTATCTCTGACAGGCAATATTATCAATCTTTAAAGTCAAAATAAAAAATCGTATTTTTATACAATTTTTATATGGAAAACACTGAAACAATACTCAAAAAGGTCCCTTTGAATGACCTTCATACTGCACTAGGTGCTAAAATGGTACCATTCGCAGGGTTTAACATGCCTGTCCGTTATTCATCAGATCTGGATGAACATAATACTGTAAGAGAAGCTGTCGGTATTTTTGATGTATCTCATATGGGAGAGTTTATGGTGAGGGGAAAAGGGGCTTTGGAGTTGATTCAGAAGGTGACCAGCAACGATGCGTCAAAACTGTTCAATGGCAAAATTCAATATTCTTGCTTACCAAATTCTAAAGGTGGTATTGTAGACGATCTCCT
Coding sequences within it:
- a CDS encoding ribonuclease HII; the protein is MLKSYHTEDLVEAGVDEAGRGCLAGPVVAASVILPKDYHHPILNDSKQLSKKQRELLREEIKRDAISWAIAEVSHTVIDEINILNASFLAMHKAIGKLKTKPELLLIDGNRFKPYKKTSHYCIVEGDAKYLSIAAASVLAKTYRDDLMVKLASKFPVYDWENNMGYGTPKHREAIFQNGLSPFHRLSFKLDKSGFDSQLNLF